Proteins from a single region of Pseudarthrobacter sp. NIBRBAC000502772:
- the acnA gene encoding aconitate hydratase AcnA, translating into MSTVDSFGSKGKLNVAGTEYEIFRLNSVEGAENLPFSLKVLLENLLRTEDGANITADHVRALAGWDPNAQPDTEIQFTPARVIMQDFTGVPCVVDLATMREAVKELGGDPKRVNPLAPAEMVIDHSVQIDAFGNSGALERNMEIEYQRNGERYQFLRWGQTAFDDFKVVPPGTGIVHQVNIEYLARTVMTREIDGVLRAYPDTCVGTDSHTTMVNGLGVLGWGVGGIEAEAAMLGQPVSMLIPRVVGFKLTGSIPAGATATDVVLTITEQLRKHGVVGKFVEFYGEGVAAVPLANRATIGNMSPEFGSTAAMFPIDDVTLDYLRLTGRSDENVALVESYAKEQGLWHDASREIKFSEYLELDLSTVVPSISGPKRPQDRIELTDAKEQFRKDIHNYVAIEDGSVDESLDESFPASDAPSFTHADSHTTETSRVVSAANGAHGRPTNPVHIKTEDGREFELDHGAVSIASITSCTNTSNPSVMLAAALLARNAVDKGLTSKPWVKTSVAPGSKVVTDYYNKSGLTPYLEKLGFYIVGYGCATCIGNSGPLDAEISEAIQANDLSVTAVLSGNRNFEGRINPDVKMNYLASPPLVIAYALAGSMDFDFDTDSLGKDEAGNDVFLKDIWPNPVEVQQVIDSSIDKDMFARGYEGVFDGDARWKALDTPAGDTFAWDPNSTYVRKPPYFDGIKAQPEPVQDISGARVLLKLGDSVTTDHISPAGSFKSDTPAGQYLLANGVERKDFNSYGSRRGNHEVMIRGTFANIRIKNQILDGVEGGFTRDFTQADGPQAYVYDAAQNYQAAGTPLVVLAGKEYGSGSSRDWAAKGTALLGVKAVVAESYERIHRSNLIGMGVLPLQFPAGESAATLGLTGTETFAVEGVTALNEGTTPKTLKVTATAEDGSAKSFDAVLRIDTPGEADYYRNGGILQYVLRQISAN; encoded by the coding sequence ATGAGCACTGTGGACAGCTTCGGTTCAAAAGGCAAACTTAATGTAGCCGGAACCGAATACGAAATTTTCCGGTTGAACTCCGTTGAAGGTGCAGAAAACCTTCCGTTCAGCCTCAAGGTATTGCTTGAAAACCTGTTGAGGACCGAGGACGGCGCGAACATCACGGCCGATCACGTGCGTGCCTTGGCCGGCTGGGATCCTAATGCCCAGCCCGATACAGAAATCCAGTTCACGCCTGCCCGCGTGATCATGCAGGACTTCACCGGCGTCCCCTGCGTGGTGGACCTGGCGACAATGCGTGAAGCGGTCAAGGAACTCGGCGGTGACCCCAAGCGGGTCAACCCCCTCGCTCCTGCGGAAATGGTCATTGACCACTCCGTGCAGATCGACGCTTTCGGCAACTCCGGCGCACTGGAGCGCAACATGGAGATCGAATACCAGCGCAACGGCGAGCGTTACCAGTTCCTGCGCTGGGGCCAGACCGCATTCGATGACTTCAAGGTTGTTCCCCCGGGAACCGGCATTGTGCACCAGGTCAACATCGAATACCTGGCCCGCACCGTCATGACCCGCGAAATCGACGGCGTCCTCCGGGCCTACCCGGACACCTGCGTCGGCACCGACTCGCACACCACCATGGTCAACGGCCTGGGTGTCCTGGGCTGGGGCGTTGGCGGCATCGAAGCCGAAGCGGCCATGCTGGGACAGCCTGTCTCGATGCTCATCCCGCGTGTTGTTGGCTTCAAGCTGACCGGGTCCATTCCGGCCGGTGCCACCGCCACGGACGTGGTGCTGACCATCACCGAGCAGCTGCGCAAGCACGGTGTTGTGGGCAAGTTCGTGGAATTCTACGGCGAAGGTGTTGCGGCGGTGCCGCTGGCCAACCGAGCCACCATCGGCAACATGAGCCCGGAATTCGGTTCCACCGCCGCAATGTTCCCCATCGACGACGTCACATTGGACTACCTGCGCCTCACCGGCCGCTCGGACGAAAATGTGGCACTCGTGGAGTCCTACGCCAAGGAACAGGGCCTCTGGCACGATGCTTCCCGCGAGATCAAGTTCTCCGAGTACCTTGAGCTGGACCTGTCCACCGTTGTTCCCTCCATCTCCGGCCCCAAGCGTCCCCAGGACCGCATTGAGCTGACGGATGCCAAGGAACAGTTCCGCAAGGACATCCACAACTACGTCGCCATCGAAGACGGCAGCGTGGACGAGTCCCTGGACGAGTCCTTCCCCGCATCGGATGCGCCGTCGTTCACGCACGCCGACTCGCACACCACCGAGACCAGCCGTGTTGTGTCCGCAGCGAACGGCGCCCACGGGCGTCCGACCAACCCGGTGCACATCAAGACTGAAGACGGCCGCGAGTTCGAACTGGACCACGGAGCGGTGTCCATCGCCTCGATCACGTCCTGCACCAACACGTCCAACCCCTCGGTGATGCTGGCCGCAGCCCTGCTGGCCCGCAACGCCGTCGACAAGGGCCTGACCTCGAAGCCGTGGGTCAAGACCTCCGTGGCTCCCGGGTCCAAGGTTGTCACGGACTACTACAACAAGTCGGGCCTGACCCCGTACCTGGAGAAGCTCGGCTTCTACATCGTGGGTTACGGCTGCGCCACCTGCATCGGCAACTCCGGACCGCTGGACGCCGAAATCTCCGAGGCCATCCAGGCCAACGACCTTTCCGTCACCGCGGTGCTCTCCGGTAACCGCAACTTCGAGGGCCGGATCAACCCGGACGTGAAGATGAACTACCTGGCCTCCCCGCCGCTGGTCATTGCCTACGCCCTGGCCGGTTCCATGGACTTCGACTTCGACACCGATTCCCTGGGCAAGGACGAAGCCGGCAACGACGTCTTCCTGAAGGACATCTGGCCCAACCCGGTTGAGGTCCAGCAGGTCATCGACTCCTCCATCGACAAGGACATGTTCGCCCGCGGCTACGAGGGCGTCTTCGACGGCGACGCACGCTGGAAGGCGCTCGACACGCCGGCCGGTGACACCTTCGCCTGGGACCCGAACTCCACCTACGTCCGGAAGCCCCCGTACTTCGACGGCATCAAGGCTCAGCCGGAACCCGTCCAGGACATCTCCGGCGCACGCGTGCTGCTGAAGCTGGGCGATTCGGTCACCACCGACCACATCTCCCCGGCCGGTTCCTTCAAGTCGGACACCCCCGCCGGCCAGTACCTTCTGGCCAACGGTGTGGAGCGCAAGGACTTCAACTCCTACGGCTCACGCCGTGGCAACCACGAAGTCATGATCCGCGGCACGTTCGCGAACATCCGCATCAAGAACCAGATCCTGGACGGCGTCGAAGGTGGCTTCACCCGCGACTTCACCCAGGCTGACGGCCCGCAGGCATATGTCTACGACGCCGCGCAGAACTACCAGGCAGCCGGCACTCCGCTGGTGGTCCTGGCGGGCAAGGAATACGGTTCCGGATCCTCGCGTGACTGGGCAGCGAAGGGCACCGCCCTGCTGGGCGTCAAGGCCGTCGTCGCTGAGAGCTACGAACGCATCCACCGCTCCAACCTGATCGGCATGGGCGTCCTGCCCCTGCAGTTCCCGGCTGGAGAATCCGCAGCCACCCTGGGGCTGACCGGCACGGAAACCTTCGCGGTTGAGGGCGTCACCGCCCTGAACGAAGGCACCACGCCCAAGACCCTTAAGGTCACCGCCACCGCAGAAGACGGCTCCGCCAAGTCCTTCGATGCAGTACTCCGCATCGATACTCCGGGCGAAGCCGACTACTACCGTAACGGCGGCATCCTGCAGTACGTCCTGCGCCAGATCTCGGCCAACTAG
- the dxs gene encoding 1-deoxy-D-xylulose-5-phosphate synthase, translated as MGILDTIRNPQDLNQLSQRQLEELAAEVRSFLITNVSQTGGHLGPNLGVVELTLAVHRIFDSPRDSIVFDTGHQSYVHKLLTGRQDFSTLRQQGGMSGYPSRAESEHDIVESSHASSSLSWADGISRARQLTGESERYTVAVVGDGALTGGMAWEAINNIAADKRRRVVIVVNDNGRSYAPTVGGFADYLASLRPTIDSFRAAPAYEGTLDWWKKKLQNGGPVGQFTYKSLHAMKKGIKDWWAPQGMFEDLGMKYIGPVDGHNLQAMEHALSTARNYAGPVIVHAMTEKGHGYAPARAHEADQFHAVGIIDPETGEPTGVSGAQSWTSVFADEIAKISDERPDIVGITGAMLIPVGLHKFAAKHPDRVIDVGIAEQHALTSAAGMAFGGLHPVVAVYATFLNRAFDQLLMDVALHKAGVTIVLDRAGVTGPDGASHHGMWDMAMVQIVPGLHLAAPRDASRLREELREAVAISDAPTVVRFSKGTVGSEVEAIERLADGVDVLARRPAGSTENDVLIVSVGAMSELALDVSNRLGAQGISTTVVDPRWVLPVRRSIIALASHHRLVICIEDGVRAGGVGSRIRQEMRAAGVDTALNEVGLPAEFLDHGTRSQVLERVGLTAQQITHDVVAQVLGTKVPFARPLPGHEHPTTGSLPIL; from the coding sequence TTGGGAATCTTGGACACCATCCGGAATCCGCAGGACCTGAACCAGCTGTCTCAAAGGCAGCTCGAAGAGCTGGCCGCTGAGGTCAGGAGTTTCCTGATCACCAACGTCTCCCAGACAGGTGGACACCTCGGACCGAACCTCGGCGTTGTGGAACTGACCCTGGCCGTGCACCGCATCTTCGATTCGCCCCGGGACAGCATTGTGTTCGACACGGGCCACCAGTCCTATGTGCACAAGCTCCTCACCGGCCGCCAGGACTTCAGTACGCTGCGCCAGCAGGGCGGCATGTCCGGCTACCCGTCCCGCGCCGAGTCCGAGCATGACATTGTGGAAAGCTCGCATGCTTCCTCCTCCCTCTCCTGGGCGGACGGCATATCCCGTGCCCGGCAGCTCACCGGCGAGTCGGAGCGCTACACCGTCGCCGTCGTCGGAGACGGGGCGCTGACCGGCGGCATGGCCTGGGAAGCCATCAACAACATTGCGGCCGACAAGCGTCGCCGCGTGGTGATCGTCGTCAACGACAACGGCCGCTCCTATGCCCCCACGGTGGGCGGCTTCGCGGACTACCTCGCCTCACTGCGCCCCACCATCGACTCGTTCCGCGCCGCCCCTGCCTATGAGGGCACCCTGGACTGGTGGAAGAAGAAGCTCCAGAACGGCGGTCCCGTAGGCCAGTTCACCTACAAGAGCCTGCATGCCATGAAAAAGGGCATCAAGGACTGGTGGGCGCCGCAGGGCATGTTCGAAGACCTCGGTATGAAGTACATCGGCCCGGTTGACGGCCACAACCTGCAGGCCATGGAGCACGCACTGTCCACGGCCAGGAACTACGCAGGACCCGTGATTGTCCACGCCATGACCGAAAAGGGCCACGGCTACGCCCCGGCCCGGGCCCATGAAGCGGACCAGTTCCACGCCGTCGGCATTATCGATCCGGAGACCGGTGAGCCGACGGGAGTTTCCGGGGCACAGTCCTGGACGTCTGTTTTTGCTGACGAGATCGCGAAGATTTCCGACGAACGCCCCGACATCGTGGGCATCACCGGGGCCATGCTCATTCCCGTGGGCCTGCACAAGTTTGCGGCCAAGCACCCGGACCGCGTGATCGATGTCGGCATTGCCGAGCAGCATGCGCTGACGTCCGCCGCCGGCATGGCTTTCGGCGGGCTCCACCCCGTGGTGGCCGTGTATGCCACCTTCCTGAACCGTGCCTTTGACCAGCTCCTGATGGACGTGGCATTGCACAAGGCCGGCGTCACCATAGTCCTGGACCGGGCCGGCGTCACCGGCCCGGACGGGGCCAGCCATCACGGCATGTGGGACATGGCAATGGTCCAGATCGTTCCCGGACTCCACCTCGCCGCGCCGCGCGACGCCTCCCGGCTGCGGGAAGAGCTGCGCGAGGCCGTGGCCATCAGCGACGCCCCCACCGTGGTGCGCTTCTCCAAGGGCACCGTGGGCTCCGAAGTGGAAGCCATCGAACGCCTGGCCGACGGTGTTGACGTGCTGGCCCGCCGGCCGGCCGGCTCCACCGAAAACGACGTCCTGATCGTCAGTGTCGGAGCCATGTCCGAACTGGCCCTGGACGTGTCCAACCGCCTGGGCGCCCAAGGCATCAGCACCACCGTGGTGGACCCGCGCTGGGTGCTGCCCGTGCGGCGTTCCATCATCGCGCTGGCCTCGCACCACCGGCTGGTCATCTGCATCGAGGACGGTGTCAGGGCAGGCGGCGTCGGATCGCGGATCCGGCAGGAAATGCGCGCCGCCGGCGTGGACACCGCCCTGAACGAGGTGGGGCTCCCTGCTGAGTTCCTGGACCACGGCACGCGCAGCCAGGTGCTGGAGCGCGTCGGGCTGACGGCCCAGCAGATCACGCACGACGTCGTCGCCCAGGTTCTGGGCACAAAAGTCCCCTTCGCGCGCCCCCTGCCAGGCCACGAGCACCCCACCACCGGCAGCCTGCCGATCCTGTGA
- a CDS encoding DUF402 domain-containing protein, with amino-acid sequence MREEDALKYPAAVGDSGPARHTSTTRVPAGLQPGQLVVARNRKWNGQAHWVVPGRYLGEDRHGWWIFQGTNEFCSRPGAAFYTASDAVLLVPRSGDWVATFYDDAHPSGVRVYIDLAVAHEWTDIRPAVTEFHVIDMDLDVIRMAGRGVFIDDQDEFAEHRVAMNYPDLLVDDIQAAADELYQAVKAQHAPFDGTDAEWFTKGRS; translated from the coding sequence GTGAGGGAAGAAGACGCACTGAAGTATCCGGCCGCCGTCGGGGATTCAGGCCCGGCGAGGCACACCAGCACCACCCGCGTTCCCGCGGGACTGCAGCCAGGCCAGCTGGTGGTGGCCCGGAACCGGAAATGGAACGGGCAAGCCCACTGGGTGGTCCCGGGGCGGTACCTCGGCGAGGACCGGCACGGCTGGTGGATCTTCCAGGGAACCAACGAATTCTGTTCGCGCCCGGGCGCTGCCTTTTACACAGCATCCGACGCGGTGCTGCTGGTGCCGCGGTCCGGAGACTGGGTGGCCACGTTCTACGACGACGCCCACCCCAGCGGCGTCAGGGTCTACATTGACCTCGCCGTCGCCCACGAGTGGACGGACATCCGCCCCGCCGTCACCGAGTTCCATGTGATCGACATGGACCTGGACGTGATCCGCATGGCCGGCCGGGGCGTCTTCATCGATGACCAGGACGAGTTCGCCGAGCACCGCGTCGCCATGAATTACCCGGACCTGCTGGTGGATGACATCCAAGCGGCCGCGGACGAGCTATATCAGGCCGTCAAGGCACAGCACGCACCATTCGACGGAACAGACGCCGAATGGTTCACGAAGGGACGGTCATGA